TGGAAGTATCTCTTCCACCGCGAGGAAGACTCCCTGCTGCAAGAGTCTGTCCTCCAGAGCCACTTCGGCTCGCCCCATCAGCTCACTCACGATTTCACGCTCGCCAGCGCTCGGGCCATCTTCCCCAGGACGCGCCATCAGGCCCACAAGGCCCAGCATGTTCTCCCGTCCCCGGGTTCTCAAAGGCCACAACCAGTAGCCGTTGTATCGAATCCATGGCGCCTGAATTGCAGTCTGCCCATTGGAATAAGCCGACTGCGACAGTACAGACTGCCAATCTTTGTGTTCCCGAATCAGGTAGGCCAGATTGCTGGGACCGCAGGTCGCCTCCACCAGCAGCTCATCACCGGCCTGAACAGCTACAAATCCTCCAGGAACACGCAGATACTCGCATAGGGCGACCAATACATTCTCCAGAAATTGGCGTAGATCGCTGGAAGTCAACAGACGCCGGTCGAGTTCGCGGATCGCCATCAGTTCGCCCTGATCTTCGCTGTAAATCAGCCGCTCCACAGCAGGTTTGAGCAGCTCGATCACCAGCTGCAACAGCACAACCATCGCGACCACCGTCAGCAATAGCACGGTATCCCTGGGCAGGCCAAGGATTCTCTCCACGCGGGGAATGGTCAGCATGGCACCCACGATCAAAATACCCAGGAGCGGCCCGCGGATCAGGTAGATGAGCAGGTTGCGTTTGACGACCCGATCGGGACTCAATACCCCATAGTAGGCCACGCTGTAGGTCATCAAGACCAGCATCGCAGCAACCGCTATATTGCCGATCAAGGTCAGAACCAGCACAAAGCCCCTGGAAGGATCTGTGGACAATCCCACCAGAATCAGGTAGGGAAATACCCCCAGCCCTGGCGCCACAAATGAAACCATCAGATAACTCATGCGGCGTCGCGACGCCGCAGTCAGGCAGCGCTGGCGTGCGCGGTAGGTATTGGTCAGTCCATAGAGCGCCGTCGCGACGAAATAGAACACGAACAAGGGGAATAGAGGGCCAGGCTCCAGATACTGCAACGACGATTCAGAGGTACCGGGGCGGACTACCAGATCGCTGAAAAGGGCAAGCACACTGATAGCGGCGCTGAACAGGTAGCTGATGGCAACCAGCCGCGTCCGGCGTTTTGATACGGCATTGGTTGTCCGTAACAGGGCGTCGGACAGGTCGAAATAGGCGGCCGGCACGAACGCGATGCCAAGCCACTGAATGCGAAGCCAGATGTCCGACTGCTCGCTCAAAACCAGGGCGAGCAATACATCTCCCGTGTAAACAACCAGCACACAGGCCAGAAGGGCTGCGACAGCCTTACCTACCCGCGTGCGAATATTGTACGCCAGGATATAGGCAAGCAGGGAAAAAGCAAGGATGGCGACTGCCGAGGAGAGTAGAAGATTGGCGAAGATGAGGATCTCCGCCCAACTGGGAAAACCCGAAGTTATCATCGCAGATCACGTCCGAAGAAGAGCGCGACGCTGCCCGTTCTGTAGTAGCGGTCGTTGAAACCGCAAAACACGAATCCCTGACGTTGGAAAAAGCGAATCCCCGGATCATTCTGAGTCTGCAATGGCGCCATGAGCCGGTACAGCTCATGATCGGCGCTCCAGCGCATGGCAGCCCCCAGCAAGGCGCTGCCAATCCCCTCCCGCCGACGGCGACGATCTACCACCAGATGCCAGACCCAACCAGTCTGGAGATCCGGTTCAGGGCCCACATCGATATATCCAACGATCCCCTCTTCAACCCAGTCCTCGACTACCAGAATGCAGTAGCCGCGCTGCCAGTGCATCAGCAACGCTTCCTCGGGTGAGGGGTAATCCAGGCGTAATTCCCGGGGTAGAGAGGTGGCCCTGAGTTGTGTGGAAACCTGGTCGCGGCCTTCTCTGAGATCAAGCTGCCAGACACGACGGGTATCGAACGATCCGTCTAGCAACAGACAGCCCTCCAGGTCATTGGGAGTCGCAAATCGAACTTGCATAACCTGGATTTTAGCACCGCAACACCAAAAACGCAAGGGCACCGACTCTTTTTTTCGAGCGGTTAGATGTGGATCAGCGCCTTACGAGCCTTACGATTTGGCCGATCTGCAGATTGTAGATATCGGCGGCTTCCTCGCCGGTCAGCCCGTCACGCAGCACCGCCACATACGCCTCGGCACCCGTGCTCCAGACCGCTTTTGAGTCAATGGTACTGGGCAGGGGAACGGCTGTCATACCCTGACGGACAAAGCCGGCAACGATGGGATCAGCGCTAAGGTCCACCTCGCGGCTGGCAGGAATATGAAACGCCTGATCCATCAGCAACCGTTGACCCTGCTCACCCGTCAGGAATTCGGCAAAGGCCAGGGCCTTTTTCCCCTGGAGATCATCCACCTTGGATCCGAGGAACACACCCTCCACGCTAAGCACAGGCCCTG
The sequence above is drawn from the Chloroflexota bacterium genome and encodes:
- a CDS encoding GNAT family N-acetyltransferase, translated to MLDGSFDTRRVWQLDLREGRDQVSTQLRATSLPRELRLDYPSPEEALLMHWQRGYCILVVEDWVEEGIVGYIDVGPEPDLQTGWVWHLVVDRRRRREGIGSALLGAAMRWSADHELYRLMAPLQTQNDPGIRFFQRQGFVFCGFNDRYYRTGSVALFFGRDLR
- a CDS encoding histidine kinase N-terminal 7TM domain-containing protein, producing MITSGFPSWAEILIFANLLLSSAVAILAFSLLAYILAYNIRTRVGKAVAALLACVLVVYTGDVLLALVLSEQSDIWLRIQWLGIAFVPAAYFDLSDALLRTTNAVSKRRTRLVAISYLFSAAISVLALFSDLVVRPGTSESSLQYLEPGPLFPLFVFYFVATALYGLTNTYRARQRCLTAASRRRMSYLMVSFVAPGLGVFPYLILVGLSTDPSRGFVLVLTLIGNIAVAAMLVLMTYSVAYYGVLSPDRVVKRNLLIYLIRGPLLGILIVGAMLTIPRVERILGLPRDTVLLLTVVAMVVLLQLVIELLKPAVERLIYSEDQGELMAIRELDRRLLTSSDLRQFLENVLVALCEYLRVPGGFVAVQAGDELLVEATCGPSNLAYLIREHKDWQSVLSQSAYSNGQTAIQAPWIRYNGYWLWPLRTRGRENMLGLVGLMARPGEDGPSAGEREIVSELMGRAEVALEDRLLQQGVFLAVEEILPGIEQVQRWRSVVPYVGTPPLKQPAETEAIIYEPEYNKWVKDALSHYWGGPKLTESPLMELQVVGKAAEIEGGNPTKGLRAVLTTAIEDLKPAGQRQMTASEWLLYNILDLKFIQGKRVREIANRLAMSESDLYRKQRVAVEQVALQIAEMEASNSQLQRGQQGVGQNNLVAGSGDREAQEAGAREPVQG